In a genomic window of Cystobacter fuscus DSM 2262:
- a CDS encoding PQQ-dependent sugar dehydrogenase gives MRTLSMTFIIAALLAGCGNQPPDKTPDDAGVTPQEPTDAGQEPTDAGTTDAGLPPEEPLPSGPPVPTGSPNVPEFKPAFPQQTRAPEVKSKTAVQVTTIASGFKNPWAIAFLPDKRMLVTEKPGALYIVTPEGEKSPAVSGLPAVDARNQGGLLDVEVGPDYAQSGLIYWTYYEPRQGGNGLAVARAKLVDGEKPSVENVQVIFRMMPTLESTLHAGGRLVFTPDNKLFVTLGERSILEGRKQAQDVKSHFGKVVRINPDGSVPQDNPYLSNPEAKPELWSVGHRNILSAALDGQKRLWIVEMGPQGGDELNRPEAGKDYGWPTIGYGEEYSGAPIHQRTQAPGMEQPVYYWDPVIAPSGMTIYTGDLFPEWKNNVFIGGLASKALVRLMLRNDLVVGEERLVTDLNARIREVVQGPEGALYLLTDATDGKLLKLTPR, from the coding sequence ATGCGAACCTTGTCGATGACCTTCATCATCGCCGCCCTTCTGGCGGGCTGCGGCAACCAGCCCCCCGACAAAACCCCTGATGACGCGGGCGTCACGCCCCAGGAGCCCACCGACGCGGGGCAGGAGCCCACCGACGCGGGCACCACCGACGCGGGCCTCCCGCCCGAGGAACCCCTTCCCAGCGGACCCCCGGTCCCGACGGGTTCCCCCAACGTGCCCGAGTTCAAACCGGCCTTCCCCCAGCAGACGCGCGCCCCGGAGGTCAAGTCGAAGACGGCCGTCCAGGTCACCACGATTGCCTCGGGCTTCAAGAACCCCTGGGCCATCGCCTTCCTGCCCGACAAGCGCATGCTGGTGACGGAGAAGCCCGGCGCCCTCTACATCGTCACGCCCGAGGGCGAGAAGTCCCCCGCCGTCTCGGGTCTGCCGGCCGTGGATGCCCGCAACCAGGGCGGTCTGCTCGACGTGGAGGTCGGTCCCGACTACGCCCAGAGCGGCCTCATCTACTGGACCTATTACGAGCCGCGCCAGGGCGGCAATGGCCTGGCGGTGGCGCGCGCGAAGCTCGTGGACGGGGAGAAGCCAAGCGTGGAGAACGTGCAGGTCATCTTCCGCATGATGCCCACGCTCGAGTCGACCCTGCACGCGGGCGGACGGCTCGTGTTCACCCCCGACAACAAGCTGTTCGTCACCCTGGGTGAGCGCTCCATCCTCGAGGGCCGGAAGCAGGCGCAAGACGTGAAGAGCCACTTCGGCAAGGTGGTCCGCATCAACCCCGATGGCTCGGTGCCCCAGGACAACCCGTACTTGAGCAACCCGGAGGCCAAGCCGGAGCTCTGGTCGGTGGGCCACCGCAACATCCTGTCGGCGGCGCTCGACGGCCAGAAGCGGCTGTGGATCGTGGAGATGGGGCCGCAAGGGGGTGACGAGCTCAACCGTCCCGAGGCCGGCAAGGACTACGGCTGGCCCACCATCGGCTACGGTGAGGAGTATTCGGGCGCGCCCATCCACCAGCGCACCCAGGCTCCGGGCATGGAGCAGCCCGTGTACTACTGGGATCCGGTGATCGCCCCCTCGGGGATGACCATCTACACCGGGGACCTCTTCCCCGAGTGGAAGAACAACGTCTTCATCGGCGGCCTGGCCAGCAAGGCGCTGGTGCGGCTCATGCTGAGGAATGACCTCGTGGTGGGCGAGGAGCGGCTGGTCACGGACTTGAACGCGCGCATCCGCGAGGTGGTGCAAGGCCCGGAGGGAGCGCTCTACCTGCTCACCGACGCCACCGACGGCAAGCTGCTCAAGCTCACGCCGCGCTGA
- a CDS encoding PQQ-dependent sugar dehydrogenase, protein MRTFVKTVVLAVLLPGLGQVAHGQGSRQPSDQSGNLAPDRAGDSQQSMPWQGPIPKGAPVETAPPNVPEFKPAYSGQTRAPAVQTKTAFQVTTIASGFRNPWAIAFLPDGRMLVTEKPTGALYIVTPEGEKSPAVSGLPPVDGRNQGGLLDVEVSPDHAQSGLIYWTYYEPREGGNGLAVARAKLVDGEKPCVENVQIIFRMMPTLESTLHAGGRLVFTPDGKLFVTLGERSVLEGRKQARDVKSHFGKVVRINPDGTVPQDNPYLSNPEARPELWSVGHRNILSAALDSQKRLWIVEMGPRGGDELNRPEAGKDYGWPTIGYGEEYSGEPIHQRTQAPGMEQPVYYWDPVISPSGMTIYSGDLFPEWRDNIFIGGLSSEALVRLVMKDDRVVGEERLLTDLNARIREVVQGPEGALYLLTDATDGKLLKLTPR, encoded by the coding sequence ATGCGCACCTTCGTGAAGACCGTCGTCCTGGCCGTCCTGTTGCCTGGTTTGGGGCAGGTGGCCCATGGCCAGGGTTCCCGCCAGCCCTCGGACCAGAGCGGGAATCTGGCTCCTGACCGCGCGGGAGACAGCCAGCAGTCGATGCCATGGCAGGGGCCCATTCCCAAGGGCGCCCCGGTCGAGACGGCGCCTCCCAACGTGCCCGAGTTCAAACCGGCCTACTCCGGTCAGACGCGCGCTCCCGCCGTCCAGACGAAGACGGCCTTCCAGGTCACCACGATTGCCTCGGGCTTCAGGAATCCCTGGGCCATCGCCTTCCTGCCCGACGGGCGCATGCTGGTGACCGAGAAGCCCACTGGCGCCCTCTACATCGTCACGCCCGAGGGCGAGAAGTCCCCCGCGGTCTCGGGTCTGCCGCCCGTGGATGGCCGCAACCAGGGGGGTCTGCTCGACGTGGAGGTCAGTCCCGACCACGCCCAGAGCGGCCTCATCTACTGGACCTATTACGAGCCGCGCGAGGGCGGCAACGGCCTGGCGGTGGCGCGCGCGAAGCTCGTGGACGGGGAGAAGCCGTGCGTGGAGAACGTGCAGATCATCTTCCGCATGATGCCCACGCTCGAGTCGACCCTGCACGCGGGGGGCCGGCTCGTGTTCACCCCCGACGGCAAGCTGTTCGTCACGTTGGGTGAACGCTCCGTCCTCGAGGGCCGGAAGCAGGCGCGCGACGTGAAGAGCCACTTCGGCAAGGTGGTCCGCATCAACCCCGACGGCACGGTGCCCCAGGACAACCCGTACCTGAGCAACCCGGAGGCCAGGCCGGAGCTCTGGTCGGTGGGGCACCGCAACATCCTGTCGGCGGCGCTCGACAGCCAGAAGCGGCTGTGGATCGTGGAGATGGGGCCGCGCGGAGGCGACGAACTCAACCGCCCCGAGGCGGGCAAGGACTATGGCTGGCCCACCATCGGCTATGGCGAGGAGTACTCCGGCGAGCCCATCCACCAGCGCACCCAGGCCCCGGGCATGGAGCAGCCCGTGTACTACTGGGATCCGGTGATTTCGCCCTCGGGGATGACCATCTACTCCGGGGACCTCTTCCCCGAGTGGCGCGACAACATCTTCATCGGAGGACTGTCCAGCGAGGCGTTGGTGCGGCTCGTCATGAAGGACGACCGCGTGGTGGGAGAGGAGCGGCTGCTCACGGACTTGAACGCGCGCATCCGCGAGGTGGTGCAGGGCCCCGAGGGAGCGCTCTACCTGCTCACCGACGCCACCGACGGCAAGCTGCTCAAGCTCACGCCGCGCTGA
- a CDS encoding EamA family transporter codes for MHEAPAGRSGWTLPPIPAVLLAVVSVQGGAALAKGLFPVLGAAGTAGLRVVLATLILLVVFRPPFTRLTRAQWGAAIPYGLVLGTMNLSFYLALSRIPLGLGVTLEFIGPLVLAVAGSRRALDFLWVVLAALGIVLITPWSARPGALDLVGVLLALFAGACWAAYIVLGGRLSRVLPGGAGVAVGMVFSSLAILPFALASGVVAKLNPMLLAAGLGVALLSGALPYTLELMALRVLPSRTFGILMSMEPAVATLMGLVFLSEHLSLVQWLAVLLVSTASAGATLTARRAPPPPVEA; via the coding sequence ATGCACGAGGCACCCGCTGGCCGTTCTGGTTGGACCCTGCCCCCGATTCCGGCGGTGTTGCTCGCCGTCGTGAGTGTCCAGGGGGGCGCGGCGCTCGCGAAGGGCTTGTTTCCGGTGCTCGGCGCGGCGGGGACCGCGGGGCTGCGCGTCGTGTTGGCCACGCTCATCCTGCTCGTGGTCTTCCGTCCCCCCTTCACGCGCTTGACCCGGGCCCAGTGGGGCGCGGCCATTCCGTATGGCCTGGTGCTCGGCACGATGAACCTCAGCTTCTACCTGGCCTTGAGCCGCATTCCCCTGGGGCTGGGCGTCACGCTGGAGTTCATCGGTCCGCTCGTGCTCGCGGTCGCCGGGTCGCGGCGGGCCCTGGACTTCCTGTGGGTGGTGCTCGCCGCGCTCGGCATCGTCCTCATCACGCCCTGGAGCGCCAGGCCGGGAGCGCTGGATCTGGTGGGCGTGCTGCTCGCGCTCTTCGCGGGGGCGTGCTGGGCGGCGTACATCGTGCTGGGCGGGCGGCTGTCCCGGGTGCTGCCCGGGGGGGCGGGGGTCGCGGTGGGGATGGTGTTCTCGAGCCTCGCGATCCTGCCCTTCGCCCTCGCGTCCGGCGTGGTGGCGAAGCTGAATCCAATGCTGCTCGCGGCGGGCCTGGGGGTGGCGCTGTTGTCGGGCGCGCTGCCCTACACGTTGGAGCTGATGGCCTTGCGTGTCCTGCCGAGCCGCACCTTCGGCATCCTGATGAGCATGGAGCCCGCGGTGGCGACCCTCATGGGGCTCGTGTTCCTGAGCGAGCACCTCTCCCTGGTGCAGTGGCTCGCGGTGCTCCTGGTGAGCACCGCCTCCGCGGGGGCCACGCTCACGGCGCGCCGCGCTCCTCCGCCGCCCGTCGAGGCTTGA
- a CDS encoding SDR family oxidoreductase, producing the protein MRLENKVAFITGGNSGIGLATARLFLAEGARVAITGRNRETLDAAARELGPDVLALQADVKDVAATERAVARAAERFGALDIVFANAGIGGNTPLGKTSLAAFEEVLRVNLTSVFFTVQAAAPHLNKGASVILNGSVHSVLGAPGYAAYAASKAGVRSMARVLASELSPRGIRVNVVSPGASHTPIWSAQASTPDAYAAMEKRLARGIPLGRMGEADEVAKTVLFLASDDASNIQAAEFFVDGGTTGSPMGAPIYRT; encoded by the coding sequence ATGCGACTCGAGAACAAGGTGGCGTTCATCACGGGTGGAAACAGCGGCATCGGTCTGGCCACGGCGCGGTTGTTCCTGGCCGAGGGGGCTCGGGTCGCCATCACCGGGCGCAACCGGGAGACGCTCGACGCCGCGGCGAGGGAGCTGGGCCCGGACGTGCTCGCCCTCCAGGCGGACGTGAAGGACGTGGCGGCGACGGAGCGGGCGGTGGCCCGGGCGGCCGAGCGCTTCGGCGCACTGGATATCGTGTTCGCCAACGCGGGTATCGGGGGAAACACGCCGCTGGGCAAGACGTCCCTGGCGGCCTTCGAGGAGGTGCTGAGGGTGAACCTCACGTCGGTGTTCTTCACCGTCCAGGCGGCGGCCCCCCACCTGAACAAGGGCGCGTCGGTGATTCTCAATGGCTCCGTGCACAGCGTGTTGGGAGCGCCCGGGTACGCGGCCTACGCGGCGAGCAAGGCGGGGGTGCGGTCCATGGCGCGCGTGCTGGCCTCGGAGCTGTCTCCACGTGGCATCCGGGTCAACGTGGTGTCGCCCGGTGCGTCCCATACACCCATCTGGTCCGCGCAGGCGTCTACCCCCGACGCCTACGCCGCGATGGAGAAGCGCCTCGCCCGGGGTATTCCACTCGGGCGCATGGGCGAGGCCGACGAGGTGGCGAAGACCGTATTGTTCCTCGCCTCGGATGATGCGTCGAACATCCAGGCCGCCGAGTTCTTCGTCGATGGAGGCACCACGGGCTCACCGATGGGCGCGCCCATCTACCGCACGTGA
- a CDS encoding protocatechuate 3,4-dioxygenase gives MTRRQVLEGLGLTMMAVPLGQLLACGGGATETAWATEGTAAMTGASSYPNPFASDSSAVCKLTCEQIQGPCYGATLVRKDISEGQKGLPVRLALRVLDESCKPIPGATVDIWHAGPAGVYSGEDQHPFCNPDSAEARAGRWFRGVQTTDADGRVDFDTCFPGWYSGRAIHIHFIIRIGDTASVTSQLYFEDSLNDDILNTQAIYNTRGERDTRNTADNIVDQGQLGDFTLQTRKMTDGALLAWKTLIVRSSTGTPLCEANSQTMKDLINSGVDPNDASTFPPGFP, from the coding sequence ATGACGCGTCGGCAGGTCCTCGAGGGCCTCGGCTTGACGATGATGGCCGTTCCCCTCGGCCAGCTCCTGGCCTGCGGTGGCGGGGCGACGGAAACCGCCTGGGCGACCGAGGGCACCGCCGCGATGACGGGCGCCAGTTCCTATCCCAACCCGTTCGCCTCGGATTCAAGCGCGGTGTGCAAGCTCACGTGCGAGCAGATCCAGGGCCCCTGCTACGGCGCCACGTTGGTGCGCAAGGACATCAGCGAGGGGCAGAAGGGCTTGCCCGTGCGCCTCGCGCTGCGCGTGTTGGATGAGTCCTGCAAGCCCATCCCGGGCGCGACCGTGGACATCTGGCATGCCGGACCGGCGGGCGTCTACTCGGGCGAGGACCAGCACCCGTTCTGCAATCCCGACAGCGCCGAGGCCCGCGCCGGGCGGTGGTTCCGCGGCGTGCAGACGACGGATGCCGACGGCCGGGTGGACTTCGATACCTGCTTCCCGGGCTGGTACTCGGGCCGGGCCATCCACATCCACTTCATCATCCGCATCGGCGACACCGCGTCCGTGACGTCCCAGCTCTACTTCGAGGACTCGCTCAACGACGACATCCTCAACACCCAGGCGATCTACAACACGCGCGGTGAGCGAGACACGCGCAACACGGCCGACAACATCGTCGACCAGGGCCAGCTCGGCGATTTCACCCTCCAGACCCGGAAGATGACGGATGGCGCGCTGCTGGCCTGGAAGACCCTCATCGTCCGCTCGTCGACCGGCACTCCCCTGTGCGAGGCCAACAGCCAGACCATGAAGGATCTGATCAACTCCGGCGTCGATCCCAACGACGCCAGCACCTTCCCGCCCGGCTTCCCGTAG
- a CDS encoding DEAD/DEAH box helicase: protein MAPQIALAFTPAVTAHPALGSFHPVVQAWFAERLGEPSRPQVEGWPLIQAWEDVLIAAPTGSGKTLTAFLAALDRLFRLALEGALPERTQVLYVSPLKALGNDVQKNLLQPLEELLRRARGAGYSPQDLRVEVRTGDTSAADRARMVRRPPHILITTPESLYLYLTAERARATLRGVRTVIVDEIHALARDKRGSHFALSLERLKAITEVRPQLIGLSATQKPLEAIAAFLTGERAETCRLVQVGHQRPWDLRVEIPDAELGSLATHEMWGQVYDRLVALAGEHRTTLVFVNTRKLAERVAHDLSERLGQDKVAAHHGSMSREMRLSAEERLKAGQLSVMVATASLELGIDVGNVDLVVQLGSTRSISVLLQRVGRAGHYKGGVSKGVLIAMTRDELMECVALLHAVYEGDLDAVRMPQKPLDVLAQQVVAACACEEWDERALYGLFRRAWPYRDLTWEEYEKVLETLSEGVSLRRGRAGVHLHRDRVNQRLKARRGVRITALTNGGAIPDTFTFNVVAEPEGKTVGTLDEDFAVESSPGDIFLLGTTAWRIQRVMGSSVMVENAHGQPPTVPFWRGEAPGRTDELSVHVGRLREDLLKRDDAARFLEKELKLTPPAVDALMAYLRAGLQVLGVVPSHRTIVAERFFDEAGGMQLILHAPFGSRVNRAWGLALRKRFCRTFDFELQAAATEDGLLLSLGEQHSFPLEDIFSFLTPDNVEEVLVQAVLQAPLFGTRFRWNATRALSLSRFSAGKRVAPNLQRARSEDLLAAVFPAQVGCQDNHGGADVELPDHPLVNQTMQDCLREAMDIDGLREVLRGVKEGRIQLVARDVPEPSVFAHQMVNSQPYTFLDDAPAEERRVRNVVLRRTLPAEDSAAFGALDASAIEQVVRDAAPPMRDEDELHDALLQLVLLPEARVPGGFVRSLMAQRRVAWMEVGDARYLVPAERLRALRALFPDVLLQPALEPLVGDKPVERDAAMALVVRGWMELLGPTTAAELGEILSLDESEVNIALHQLEAAGGILRGRFRPDAPSGVVEWCDRRLLQRIHRLTVGRLRKEIEPLSAQDFMRFLFRWHHLEELDALRGSTGLSKAIGLLQGYEAPASAWERFLLPARMKNYLGDLLERACYSGEVAWGRLTQKEAKPVPGPRRGAPATPAEPEPPRSRAASPNRNASLSFVRREDLDWMLSAARPNAVLADGGILVPPDLSGPAKDVVTVLEQRGACFFTDLCSRSRRLPSEVEDALWELVARGLVTADAVQNLRVLQSPAQRKRQKQLQRGGPGRWSLLVPSEPKGEDEVRESLARLFLQRYGIVWRDLVMREALAPSWRELLYVYRRMEARGEIRGGRFVAGFVGEQFALPDAVDVARAVRRQAPSGVRVQLSAVDPLNLTGVVTPGPRVPATVGNVVTYVDGVPQGFDDQGDEVEEEESESDAGAAARAN, encoded by the coding sequence CGTCGGCGGCGGATCGCGCGCGCATGGTGCGCCGGCCTCCGCACATCCTCATCACCACGCCCGAGTCGCTCTACCTCTACCTCACGGCGGAGCGCGCGCGGGCCACGCTGCGCGGCGTGCGCACCGTCATCGTGGATGAGATCCACGCCCTGGCGCGTGACAAGCGGGGCAGCCACTTCGCCCTGTCGCTCGAGCGGCTCAAGGCCATCACCGAGGTGCGCCCCCAGCTCATCGGCCTGTCGGCGACGCAGAAGCCGCTGGAGGCCATCGCCGCCTTCCTCACGGGCGAGCGCGCCGAGACGTGCCGGCTCGTCCAGGTGGGGCACCAGCGGCCGTGGGACCTGCGGGTGGAGATTCCCGACGCGGAGCTGGGCTCGCTGGCCACGCACGAGATGTGGGGCCAGGTGTATGACCGGCTGGTGGCGCTGGCGGGGGAGCACCGCACGACGCTCGTCTTCGTGAACACGCGCAAGCTGGCCGAGCGCGTGGCGCATGACCTGTCCGAGCGCCTGGGGCAGGACAAGGTGGCGGCGCACCACGGCAGCATGTCGCGGGAGATGCGGCTGTCGGCCGAGGAGCGGCTCAAGGCGGGCCAGCTCTCGGTGATGGTGGCCACGGCGTCGTTGGAGCTGGGCATCGACGTGGGCAACGTGGACCTGGTGGTGCAACTGGGCAGCACGCGCTCCATCTCGGTGCTGTTGCAGCGGGTGGGCCGCGCGGGCCACTACAAGGGCGGGGTGTCCAAGGGCGTGCTCATCGCCATGACGCGCGATGAGTTGATGGAGTGCGTGGCGCTGCTGCACGCCGTGTACGAGGGAGACCTGGACGCGGTGCGCATGCCGCAGAAGCCCCTGGACGTGCTGGCGCAGCAGGTGGTGGCGGCGTGCGCGTGCGAGGAGTGGGACGAGCGCGCCCTCTACGGTCTGTTCCGCCGGGCCTGGCCCTACCGCGACCTCACCTGGGAGGAGTACGAGAAGGTGCTGGAGACGCTCTCGGAGGGCGTGTCGCTGCGGCGCGGGCGCGCGGGCGTGCACCTGCACCGCGACCGGGTGAACCAGCGGCTCAAGGCGCGCCGGGGCGTGCGCATCACCGCGCTCACCAATGGCGGTGCCATTCCGGACACCTTCACCTTCAACGTGGTGGCCGAGCCCGAGGGCAAGACGGTGGGCACGCTGGACGAGGACTTCGCGGTGGAGTCCTCGCCCGGAGACATCTTCCTCCTGGGCACGACGGCGTGGCGCATCCAGCGGGTGATGGGCTCGTCGGTGATGGTGGAGAACGCGCACGGCCAGCCACCCACGGTGCCCTTCTGGCGGGGCGAGGCCCCGGGCCGCACGGACGAGCTGAGCGTGCACGTGGGCAGGCTGCGCGAGGACCTGCTCAAGCGTGACGACGCGGCGCGCTTCCTGGAGAAGGAGCTGAAGCTGACGCCGCCCGCGGTGGACGCGCTGATGGCGTACCTGCGCGCGGGGCTCCAGGTGCTCGGCGTGGTGCCGAGCCACCGCACCATCGTGGCCGAGCGCTTCTTCGACGAGGCGGGCGGCATGCAGCTCATCCTCCACGCGCCCTTCGGCAGCCGCGTCAACCGGGCGTGGGGACTCGCGCTGCGCAAGCGCTTCTGCCGCACCTTCGACTTCGAATTGCAGGCGGCGGCCACCGAGGACGGTCTGCTCTTGTCCCTGGGCGAGCAGCACTCCTTCCCCCTGGAGGACATCTTCTCCTTCCTCACCCCGGACAACGTGGAGGAGGTGCTGGTGCAGGCGGTGCTCCAGGCGCCGTTGTTCGGCACGCGCTTCCGGTGGAACGCCACGCGGGCGCTGTCCCTGTCGCGCTTCTCCGCGGGCAAGCGCGTGGCGCCCAACCTCCAACGCGCCCGGAGCGAGGATCTGCTCGCGGCGGTGTTCCCCGCGCAGGTGGGGTGCCAGGACAACCACGGCGGCGCGGACGTGGAGCTGCCGGACCATCCGCTCGTGAATCAGACGATGCAGGACTGCCTGCGCGAGGCCATGGACATCGACGGCCTGCGCGAGGTGCTGCGGGGGGTGAAGGAGGGCCGCATCCAGCTCGTCGCCCGGGACGTGCCCGAGCCGAGCGTGTTCGCCCACCAGATGGTGAACAGCCAGCCCTACACCTTCCTGGACGACGCGCCGGCCGAGGAGCGCCGGGTGCGCAACGTGGTGCTGCGCCGCACGCTGCCCGCGGAGGACTCGGCGGCCTTCGGCGCGCTGGACGCGAGCGCCATCGAGCAGGTGGTGCGCGACGCGGCCCCGCCCATGCGCGACGAGGACGAGCTGCACGACGCGCTCCTGCAACTGGTCCTCCTGCCCGAGGCGCGGGTGCCGGGGGGCTTCGTCAGGAGCCTCATGGCGCAGCGGCGGGTGGCGTGGATGGAGGTGGGAGACGCGCGCTACCTCGTGCCCGCCGAGCGGCTGCGTGCCCTGCGCGCCCTGTTCCCCGACGTGCTCCTGCAACCGGCGCTGGAGCCCCTGGTGGGGGACAAGCCGGTGGAGCGCGACGCGGCGATGGCCCTGGTGGTGCGCGGTTGGATGGAGCTGCTGGGCCCCACGACGGCGGCGGAGCTGGGGGAGATCCTCTCCCTGGACGAGTCCGAGGTGAACATCGCGCTGCATCAGCTCGAGGCCGCGGGAGGCATCCTCCGGGGCCGTTTCCGGCCCGACGCCCCTTCCGGCGTGGTGGAGTGGTGCGACCGGCGCCTGTTGCAGCGCATCCACCGGCTGACGGTGGGACGGCTGCGCAAGGAGATCGAGCCGCTGAGCGCCCAGGACTTCATGCGCTTCCTCTTCCGGTGGCACCACCTGGAGGAACTGGACGCGCTGCGCGGCTCCACGGGCCTGTCCAAGGCCATTGGCCTGTTGCAGGGCTACGAGGCGCCCGCATCGGCCTGGGAGCGCTTCCTCCTGCCCGCGCGGATGAAGAACTACCTGGGCGATCTGCTGGAGCGGGCGTGCTACTCGGGCGAGGTGGCCTGGGGCCGGCTCACGCAGAAGGAGGCGAAGCCGGTGCCCGGCCCGCGCCGGGGCGCTCCCGCGACCCCCGCCGAGCCCGAGCCCCCGCGCTCCCGGGCGGCGTCACCCAACCGCAACGCGAGCCTGTCCTTCGTGCGGCGCGAGGACCTGGACTGGATGCTCTCCGCGGCGCGGCCCAACGCGGTGCTGGCCGATGGCGGCATCCTCGTGCCGCCGGACCTGTCCGGACCGGCGAAGGACGTGGTGACGGTGCTCGAGCAGCGCGGCGCGTGCTTCTTCACGGACCTGTGCTCGCGCTCGCGGCGGCTGCCCTCGGAGGTGGAGGACGCGCTGTGGGAGCTCGTCGCCCGGGGGCTCGTCACGGCGGACGCGGTGCAGAACCTGCGGGTGTTGCAGAGCCCGGCCCAGCGCAAGCGGCAGAAGCAGTTGCAGCGCGGGGGCCCGGGCCGCTGGAGCCTGCTGGTGCCCTCGGAGCCCAAGGGCGAGGACGAGGTGCGCGAGTCGCTCGCGCGGCTCTTCCTCCAGCGCTACGGGATTGTGTGGCGCGATCTGGTGATGCGCGAGGCGCTGGCGCCCTCGTGGCGCGAGCTGCTCTACGTGTACCGGCGCATGGAGGCGCGCGGGGAGATTCGCGGAGGCCGCTTCGTGGCGGGCTTCGTGGGGGAGCAGTTCGCCCTGCCCGACGCGGTGGACGTGGCGCGAGCGGTCCGCCGGCAGGCGCCCTCGGGCGTGCGCGTGCAGCTCTCCGCGGTGGATCCGCTCAACCTCACGGGCGTGGTGACGCCGGGGCCGCGTGTGCCCGCCACGGTGGGCAACGTCGTCACCTACGTGGACGGCGTGCCCCAGGGCTTCGACGACCAGGGCGACGAGGTCGAGGAAGAGGAGAGCGAGTCGGACGCGGGCGCCGCGGCGCGGGCGAACTGA
- a CDS encoding cytochrome P450 — protein MTDMSAAPRAPAPRIPTGPRGLPLIGVVRDARKDILGWFLRTAAEHGPVAQYRFGLGRSYLVSHPDGIKHVLQDNVKNYTKDHFSYAMVRRVVGDGLLTSQGETWMKQRRLAQPAFHRARITAMADQMVRATVELSEQWAEAQRTGESRLGAVDMMSLTLRIVGEALLGADVRADTEAVGHSFTVISEQTVERFRSLRFIPPVLPTAYDRAFRDANRSLRQVVTRVIAERRAHTEDRGDLLSMFMLAQDEETGERMDDTHLQDEVLTMLLAGHETTANALSWSWALLAQNSEAERTLHAELDAVLGGRPPTAEDFPRLVYTRRVLDETLRLYPPAYALSRKVVEDDVICGYQVRGGSSVDMSAYLTHRLPEFWPDPERFDPDRFTPEKVAARPRYAYFPFLGGPRQCIGNNFALMEGTLILATLAQHHRPRLVEGYTPRPEPVITLRPSGHLPVRITPR, from the coding sequence ATGACCGACATGTCCGCGGCTCCACGCGCCCCAGCGCCCCGTATCCCCACCGGCCCCCGGGGCCTGCCCCTCATCGGCGTCGTTCGCGACGCCCGGAAGGACATCCTGGGCTGGTTCCTGCGGACGGCGGCCGAGCATGGGCCCGTGGCCCAGTACCGGTTCGGTCTCGGGCGCTCCTACCTCGTGAGCCACCCGGACGGCATCAAGCACGTGCTGCAGGACAACGTGAAGAACTACACCAAGGACCACTTCAGCTACGCCATGGTCCGCCGCGTCGTCGGGGATGGTCTGCTCACGAGCCAGGGCGAGACGTGGATGAAGCAGCGCAGGCTCGCGCAGCCCGCCTTCCACCGGGCCCGCATCACGGCCATGGCGGACCAGATGGTGCGCGCCACCGTGGAGCTGTCCGAGCAGTGGGCCGAGGCCCAACGAACGGGAGAGTCCCGCCTCGGAGCGGTGGACATGATGTCGCTCACCCTGCGCATCGTCGGCGAGGCGCTGCTGGGCGCCGACGTCCGCGCGGACACCGAGGCCGTGGGCCATTCCTTCACCGTCATCAGCGAACAGACCGTCGAGCGCTTCCGCTCGCTGCGGTTCATCCCCCCCGTGCTGCCCACGGCCTATGACCGGGCCTTCCGTGACGCCAACCGCTCCCTGCGGCAGGTGGTGACCCGGGTCATCGCGGAGCGCCGCGCCCACACGGAGGACCGGGGCGACCTGCTCTCCATGTTCATGCTCGCCCAGGACGAGGAGACCGGCGAGCGGATGGATGACACGCACCTGCAGGACGAGGTGCTCACCATGCTGCTCGCGGGCCATGAGACCACCGCGAACGCACTCTCGTGGAGCTGGGCCCTGCTCGCCCAGAACTCGGAAGCGGAGCGCACGCTGCACGCGGAGCTGGATGCCGTGCTCGGTGGCCGCCCGCCGACGGCGGAGGACTTCCCCCGCCTCGTGTACACGCGCCGGGTGCTGGACGAGACGCTGCGCCTCTACCCACCCGCCTACGCGCTGAGCCGCAAGGTGGTGGAGGACGACGTCATCTGCGGCTACCAGGTTCGCGGCGGCTCGTCGGTCGACATGAGCGCGTACCTGACGCACCGCCTGCCGGAGTTCTGGCCGGACCCCGAGCGCTTCGATCCGGACCGCTTCACGCCCGAGAAGGTCGCCGCGCGGCCGCGGTACGCCTACTTCCCCTTCCTCGGCGGCCCGCGGCAGTGCATCGGCAACAACTTCGCGCTGATGGAGGGGACGTTGATCCTGGCGACGCTCGCGCAGCACCACCGGCCAAGGCTGGTGGAGGGCTACACGCCAAGGCCCGAGCCCGTCATCACCCTGAGGCCCTCCGGCCACCTGCCCGTGCGCATCACCCCGCGCTGA
- a CDS encoding winged helix-turn-helix transcriptional regulator gives MKRTSLESARCPIARSLDVIGDWWSLLIIRDAVLGKRRFGEFQKSLGLAKNILAVRLRTLVGHGILEMAPASDGSAYQEYVLTEKGRGLFHVLVALRQWGDTYCFEPGASPSELVDRERGRPVRMLELRSEDGRLLGPDNTEVRRLD, from the coding sequence GTGAAGCGCACGAGCCTTGAATCAGCGCGGTGTCCCATCGCGAGATCGTTGGACGTCATTGGGGACTGGTGGTCCCTGCTCATCATCCGCGACGCGGTGCTGGGCAAGCGTCGCTTCGGTGAGTTCCAGAAGAGCCTGGGCCTGGCGAAGAACATCCTGGCGGTGCGCCTGCGCACGCTGGTGGGCCACGGCATCCTGGAGATGGCGCCCGCGTCGGATGGCAGTGCCTATCAGGAGTACGTCTTGACGGAGAAGGGGCGCGGCTTGTTTCACGTCCTCGTGGCGCTCCGGCAGTGGGGCGACACGTACTGCTTCGAGCCCGGAGCGTCCCCCTCGGAGTTGGTGGACCGGGAGCGCGGCCGGCCCGTGCGGATGTTGGAACTGCGCTCGGAGGATGGGCGGCTCCTGGGGCCGGACAACACCGAGGTGCGTCGGCTCGACTGA